One Coleofasciculus chthonoplastes PCC 7420 genomic region harbors:
- a CDS encoding hybrid sensor histidine kinase/response regulator — protein sequence MAILGNPRFSRTLPLAMFERLQELLQQMQGKIGREAVLLRSQDLPIVSVGLDQQVQRFTLLVSPGFRALLIATPIESQGEAEANSHSSLYQVGLTFESDAIAGFLDGFTQRFTRQPQILHVFKLVQTYPQANQAAIQSEFTLLLMDILTANPISNESIHPYCEVGQPIEAALRQQVEQERLVHQVTTHIRQSLELPVILSTAVDEVRHFLNVDRLLIYQFDGDLVNLRSEGDKIEVDNSTDVTDEFENAQFLTSSPLSQQDEGCVTYEARRSNEIRSVLNWREEKDCALYVSNCRSKYHQGFTGAIDDIEVAYSDSPCLLQLLRQTQVKAKLVAPIIVQNRLWGLLIAHQCFAPRHWQESEKLFLKQIAEHLAVAIYQAQLYAQLHQQKSSLEQRVIERTQELRDALQATQAANHAKSEFLAAMSHELRTPLTCVIGLSATLLRWSLGEGGSKTVSIEKQRRYLQTIQENGEHLLALINDILDFSQLEAGKAVLNINEFSLRYLAQQTLRSLKEKASSGQVELILDWQVPTPKDRFQADPRRLRQILFNLLGNAIKFTPAGGQVTLRGWREQNRAVFQIEDTGIGIPQEQIPLMFQKFQQLEKTYQRTYEGTGLGLALTQQLVELHGGTIDVESTVGKGSIFTVRVPIQSVVPGGTKSPASSEKGSSIPGSIVLIENNEASATAICEILTAAGYHLVWLIESSTAVRQIELLQPHAVILDWQLSAMDGYEISYYLHHKTTTAHIKVLALLTSSLSADEQHDLTALVDDYLPKPIEPAQLLHKVATLMAI from the coding sequence ATGGCGATATTGGGAAATCCAAGATTTAGCCGAACCTTGCCATTGGCAATGTTCGAGCGGCTGCAAGAGTTATTGCAGCAGATGCAGGGAAAAATTGGTAGGGAAGCTGTACTCTTGCGATCGCAGGACTTGCCCATTGTATCTGTGGGTCTAGATCAACAGGTGCAACGATTTACGCTGCTGGTATCTCCAGGGTTCCGCGCCTTGCTAATCGCGACTCCGATTGAGTCACAGGGGGAAGCGGAGGCAAATTCCCATTCCAGTCTATATCAAGTTGGGTTAACCTTTGAATCAGACGCGATCGCAGGTTTTCTCGACGGGTTCACTCAACGGTTCACCCGCCAACCTCAGATTCTGCATGTCTTCAAGCTTGTCCAAACCTATCCACAAGCGAACCAAGCAGCCATCCAGAGTGAATTTACCCTGTTGTTGATGGACATACTCACCGCTAATCCCATCAGCAACGAATCTATCCATCCTTACTGTGAGGTGGGTCAACCCATTGAAGCCGCGCTACGCCAACAGGTTGAGCAGGAACGGCTGGTTCACCAGGTTACCACTCACATCCGTCAAAGTCTAGAATTACCCGTTATCCTCTCCACGGCTGTCGATGAGGTGCGCCATTTTTTGAACGTTGATCGATTATTAATCTATCAATTTGACGGCGATTTGGTTAACCTGAGGAGTGAAGGCGATAAAATTGAGGTTGACAATTCCACAGATGTCACTGATGAATTCGAGAACGCCCAGTTTTTAACTTCATCACCTCTCTCACAACAGGATGAGGGGTGTGTTACTTATGAAGCCCGCCGTTCTAATGAAATTCGTTCAGTTCTCAATTGGCGAGAGGAAAAGGACTGCGCTCTCTATGTTTCCAACTGTCGCAGCAAATATCATCAAGGATTTACTGGGGCGATTGATGATATTGAAGTCGCCTACAGCGATTCTCCCTGTTTACTCCAACTGCTGCGACAAACCCAAGTCAAAGCTAAGTTAGTCGCACCGATTATTGTTCAAAATCGCCTCTGGGGATTACTAATTGCCCACCAATGTTTTGCACCCCGACACTGGCAAGAAAGTGAAAAACTCTTTCTCAAGCAAATTGCCGAACACCTGGCAGTTGCCATTTACCAGGCTCAATTGTATGCCCAACTGCACCAGCAAAAAAGTAGCCTCGAACAGCGAGTGATTGAGCGCACCCAGGAACTTCGAGATGCACTGCAAGCGACACAAGCCGCGAACCATGCCAAAAGTGAATTTCTGGCGGCGATGAGTCATGAGTTGCGGACACCCCTGACTTGTGTGATTGGACTATCAGCAACATTATTGCGTTGGTCATTAGGGGAGGGAGGTAGCAAAACTGTATCCATTGAGAAACAACGGCGTTATTTACAAACCATCCAAGAGAATGGGGAACACTTACTGGCACTAATTAACGATATTCTTGATTTTTCCCAATTAGAGGCGGGAAAAGCTGTTTTAAATATCAACGAATTTTCCCTGCGGTATCTTGCCCAGCAAACCTTACGATCCCTAAAAGAAAAAGCCAGCAGTGGTCAAGTAGAATTAATCCTCGATTGGCAAGTCCCTACCCCCAAGGATCGCTTTCAGGCTGATCCACGCCGACTCCGGCAAATTCTGTTTAACTTATTGGGAAATGCGATAAAATTTACCCCGGCTGGTGGTCAGGTCACCTTAAGGGGGTGGCGAGAACAGAATCGAGCAGTGTTTCAAATCGAAGACACGGGGATTGGCATTCCCCAAGAACAAATTCCCCTAATGTTTCAAAAGTTTCAGCAGTTAGAGAAAACTTATCAGCGTACCTACGAAGGTACAGGTTTAGGGCTAGCCCTGACTCAACAATTGGTCGAACTCCATGGCGGTACAATTGACGTTGAATCCACTGTGGGAAAAGGGTCTATCTTTACCGTTCGCGTGCCGATCCAATCCGTTGTTCCAGGAGGAACCAAATCACCCGCCTCATCGGAAAAGGGATCTTCGATACCAGGGAGTATCGTTTTAATCGAAAATAACGAAGCTAGTGCGACAGCCATCTGTGAAATTCTCACGGCGGCGGGTTATCATCTAGTTTGGCTAATCGAAAGTTCAACGGCTGTGAGGCAAATTGAACTGCTGCAACCCCATGCCGTGATTCTGGATTGGCAGTTATCGGCAATGGACGGATATGAGATCAGCTATTATCTCCACCATAAAACGACAACAGCACACATTAAAGTATTGGCTTTGCTCACATCCTCACTCTCAGCCGATGAACAGCACGATCTCACCGCCCTCGTTGACGATTACTTACCCAAACCCATAGAACCTGCCCAACTTCTGCACAAAGTTGCCACATTGATGGCAATATGA